The Primulina huaijiensis isolate GDHJ02 chromosome 10, ASM1229523v2, whole genome shotgun sequence region ATTAGCGAGAGAGCAGTCGACATTAAGGGAGATTTACTTGACTTATTGAAAAGCACCTTTGGGCTGAAGAGTGAAACACAAACAATTGAGTGCTAACTGCTAAAAGAACAGTTTCACATGAATAACAGCTGAAACAACATTTCTCGACAATTCGTGATTTTGAAATTAGAAAAAAAGATTATGCATCCAATAATTGATAAATCAACACAAAATTCGACCTTGACTATCCGGATGGAAAGGGAAGTGAATCCACATTCAACTGCGACTCGATCGTTGATCGGCTCAGAGCAAGATGCAAGCTTGAAATCCGTCCCTTCAAACAAACTAATCGATTTCACCGCCTCGACGTGTTGCTCTAATGCCTTCAATTTCCCACCAACCTACGCAACAATAATACGTCCAGTTTCGATAAAAAGGTGGAAAAGGCACGCCTTTTGGGGGTAaactagaaaaagaaaaaatgaaaccAGTAATTACCGTGACATTCACACCGTGAGCAGAGAGACGAACGCGGCCGAGTAGAGAGAGCGAAGTACAGTTCGATTGGTAAAAATCGAAGAGGTCTTGAAGGTCAGGAATATCTGCGTATTTATAGTACAATAAAACGCCGTAGTGTTCTTCATTCTCCTCTTCTCTTTCTACACGAATTCGGATGCAGGGTTCGGCCATTGATAATTGTATTTTTCTCAGAGGTTTTACAGCTGGGGGATTTCGGAGGAGGGCCGGAATATGTCAACTGCCGGCCACTTATTACTGTTccataataaaaaaacattatttactctGCGGAtttctaaaataataattaaatacttTATATTAATctcacaaaataaaatttttacctAATTCTGGTTATCATATTAATTGATGGAtttacctttgatttgatatatatatatatatatatataagtcgGGTCACATTCGACCCGGTAGTGGTTCGGGTAATTGAAGTAGGGTCCAGAGAGTGTAGTCCCCACACGCTGCCTTTTCTACCTATATTCTCCCCCTTTCACTCTGTCAATTTCCCTCTATTTCCTACTTTCCTCGAACAATTTGCATACGCTCACTCGAGGAGGAGTGCGATTGCGCCATAAACAAGTGATAATGTCGCTGCGGCCGGGCAGCAGGGCAGATGTTCGGAAGAAGAACTACAAAATTGGAGTCGATGCGGAGGAGGCTCGGCGGCGGAGGGAGGATAATCTGGTGGAGATCAGGAAGAGCAAGCGTGAAGATAATCTTCTCAAGAAGCGGCGCGAGGGTCTTCCCAATGGAAGTCTCCCCCAACAGGTCTTTCCTCTTGATCCTTCCCAATCCCATGCGGCAATCGAGAAAAAGGTGATTACTTTCGCTTCATTTTAGTTACTGTGTTTGTAAATAGGTGTACTTTTGTTATGGATCGATTCGGTGGTTTCCGATCTATCTATCTGTGTTTCATTTACTGGCGTGGATAGAGATCGGGATCGAGGGCATGCTTTCTGATTTTCAGCTGGGCTTGCGATAAAtatgttttagtttattttcaaaacaatTATGAGTGCTGGTTTAAATTTTCATCGATGAattctttaatttattgatGAATTTGTGCTGCCAAGATAATGTAAAAGTAGGTATTATAATTCCTCTACTTTTCCTCCGGTAACTTGGATACTGATTGTGACTTAATTGAAGCCGAGTACTGCAAACAGTGCGAGAGATCGTTGgaagatatgatttttctttacTTGAAGTTGGTTTCAGATAAATGCTGGGGCACTTATGACTTACTTCCTAAGTGCTATAGATATTACAGACAGGAATTTTGTTTGTCGTTTTTTAAATATTGGGAATTGGCATCTAATTATTTGCTGCATAAGCTGAAGTGTTAATGAAAGGGTTCCGTTTAgatgctttattttatttatttttgtaactTTCTTACGTTTCATTATATTTTAACAGTAACCTTACTCATGGATCTAGTTTGATAATTGATTCGAGTAAAAATGTATCTGGGAATGGTTCATATCGAAGTTTGTGatttattaatctttttttacatttttgaaAGTTAATCTTGTTCTTTTTGTAAACATTTAATGCTTTATTTGTGGAATCGGAGTCTTTGTTGGGTTACAAAATTTGTTAGTGccttgtgaagatgatttgtGTCATTGCAGGTTGGTATCAAAGGATTTTTTTGTTCCAATCTGTAAATGTCATTGATACTTCCCAGCCCGCTTATTCTCATTACTTGATTGACTGTTGCTTGAGCAGACCTCTACTTTCTGGTTTCTGAAAATCTTTTTCTGTGCAAAATAGGAGTTATGCTTCTCAACCGAGGTCTGAAATATTGCTTATTCTATATGCATATTGTGTTGACACATATCTTGTAATCTCAATCAGTGGTGTTCCCCTATTTGTTGTTTTAGTTAAATTTTTTGGTTAACCTTTAATCTGGGATAAAAGCTGCTAGCACTACTTTTGTGGTGTTCACGATCAATTTAATTTGACAGTTAGAAAGTATTCCACTGATGGTCCAAGGAGTATGGTCTGATGATCCTGCTGCTCAAGTGGAGGCAACTACACAATTTAGAAAGCTTCTATCAATTGGTATTGTTGTTTCACAAAAGCTAAAAATTTGAAGAATTTGGTGTGCATCCTTTTAccttattgtttttaatttcctAACTTTGCAGAGCGAAGCCCTCCAATTGATGAGGTGATTAAATCTGGGGTTATCCCTAGGTTTGTGGATTTCCTTGATAGGAATGACCTGCCTCAGCTTCAAGTAAGTTCTTCATGAGGATTCCTCATTTAATGTCTTCTACACAGTACTTCTGTTCCTATTGGTTATGAAGAATTGTTTTTCACATTGCAGTTTGAAGCTGCATGGGCTTTGACAAATGTTGCTTCTGGGACGTCTGAGCATACAAGGGTTGTTATTGAACATGGTGCTGTTCCTAAGTTTGCGCACCTTCTTGGTTCTACCAGTGATGATGTCCGTGAGCAGGTAGTTTCTTGGCCCTCACTGAGGGATGTTTTCTTGGAACTTTTGTACTGTATTCTGGTGGCCCGTGGCactttaatatttgatttccaATAACCTTCAATCTTGTGGCATCTGTGATTATGTTGATTTTTGTTAGTTATCATCGGCATGGCTAATGTATTTGCCTCAAATGATATTTATTGAGCAGGCAGTCTGGGCTCTGGGTAATGTTGCAGGTGATTCTCCAACCTGCAGGGATCTTGTCCTTGGATATGGTGCTCTTGCGCCTCTGCTAGCTCAGTTGAATGATAATTCAAAGCTTTCCATGCTGAGAAATGCTACATGGACATTGTCTAATTTCTGCCGTGGGAAGCCACCCACGCCCTTTGAGCAGGTATGAGGTGATTTCATGTCATATGATGTCTTATCTTCTCAATTTTTTTGGCCTCTAGTTACTGAAAAAATGATGACTTTGTTTATGCTGTGTTCGTAATTTGTTTTGGTGGGTAATTTAGTGTGACAAATGGTTTGATTTTTGGAAACTTGATCAGGTGAGGCCTGCCTTGCCTGTTCTTAGGCAACTTATTCACTTGAATGATGAGGAGGTGTTGACTGATGCCTGCTGGGCTCTTTCTTATCTTTCTGATGGAACAAACGATAAAATTCAAGCTGTGCTTGAGGCAGGTGTCTGTCCCCGACTTGTGGAGCTTTTGCTGTATGTTACTATTCTCATTACATGAGtttgaatattttatgtttCTTCCTTCTCTTTTCCTGCCTGCTTGTCCTGTTTCTCTCTCCAGATCCCATTCAGCTTTGCTCTCTGCTAATGCTAAAGGAATGTCAAAATTTGTGCATCTTATGCTGCTgatgaaattttgtttttaatgaaGCCATCCATCGCCTACTGTTCTTGTACCTGCTCTTCGAACTGTGGGGAATATTGTCACCGGTGATGATGCTCAGACACAGGTATTATGATACATTTTGTCCTTTCTTGGTGATGTTCCCTTTACCGAAACATGGATATGTGGACTTCTGtttggaaattaaatttttcatgtGATAATAGTTTTTTCTTCGAGATTCTCCTGGCAGAGTTATATGTTTTGTAGGATTCAATTGACTAACTCCTTTTCTTGTTATGACCTTTAATTAATTTCCATCCAAGGGATTTGTGGTTATGGATGCTGACTTTAAGCGGGTAATGTACGGGGAGAAATCACCTGTTTAATCGAGTATGCTAACAATCAATTTGAACCACTTATTCTATACTAATaaatgatattgattattgacAAAATGTGGAGGATTTGATAATGTTAACCCATGTGAAAAATCAACTTGATGTAGTTTGTTTTGGGGCTAAATGTTACATGTGCAATGTCCATCCCTGGAATCTGATAtgcattattttttctttactcCTTATGAGATGACGATGAAGTCTGGAAGTAGGAACAAGACAAAAAACACATGCACAGAAGCATACATGCGCACATATACATACCTTTGAGATACATTCTgacaagtgcctgatagtgcatgaaaatttatcatcACCACCATTTTGTTCTTCTTCATTACTTCAAAATGTTTTTTATTGATATAGTTTGTAATTGACAACCAAGTTCTCCCGATACTCTACCAACTTCTGACACAAAATCACAAGAAAAGCATTAAAAAAGAAGCTTGCTGGACAATTTCTAATATCACTGCTGGAAATAAAGCTCAAATACAGGTAAAGTAGTTTTTTCTCTTTCTTGTTTTGTGTAATTAGATTTTGCCAACTACTTTAAGTGCATTGTTTCATTATATCATTTTATGATAGACACAAGAACATGTGGAATATATTAGTTTGATCAAATACACATGAAGCGGACACTCACTACTTTTAGCACGCATCTatcttcatttcttttttttcatttttttctatttcttaGAGTTTGTGTAGTTGATTTATTCTTTTTAAGGTTAAGATGGTATGTCTACAAGACATCTGTTAGTCTTGTGTTATATGGAGCAAGTGTTGGAACTTTTATCCTAAAATGGTGTGGCTGATATGCTGAATGTTGAATGAATTACTGTAAAATAGAAGATATGGAGCGAGCAAACATATATGTCTCAAGTGTATACATTATCTGAGAAGAATTTTTTATTAGAATAAGATGCTCTATGGTGCTAAATGTAATGGCAAACCTAGGGAAAAACAGTAATCTCAATAAAGCAGAAGTATCTAAAATCAGATGTAAGGAAGTGATTAGGAGGACTGGGATATCTATTGTTCAAGTTTTTGTGATGGCCTTAGTAATTCTGAGTAGAAAAGTGGATGCATGTGGCTCGTTTCATATATATGTGAGATAAATCCCCGTTTTAAGAAGTCTCCTTGCTGTTGAAAATTATTCTGTTAAATCCTTCTGCTTTGAATCGGGTTTTCTTTCTTTAACTCCCATCCATTTTTCATTGTCCTCttctaaaaaaatgaaagtttaGTTGCCCAAGATTTTCAGTTTGGGTGAACTTTTTTATTGTTGACAAATTGGatatatatgataatatgattGATTCCAAGGACACGTTTTTAATATGCTTTGTCACTAGAGACCTGTACTCCGTGTTGACCTATTTTGGATCTTCGTTTGAGGCTAGCATTGTAGGAGCTGCAGTCAGAGTGACAACCTATGGTGATTAAAGttataatatattatcattCTGCATTCGGCTAAAGATTCTAAGGGCCTCAATTTCACATTTATATAAAAGGTTGCAAGCTTAGCCGGTAGTACTAGTTTAACTGGTGGCTGATCATTTTTTGTTAACATTGGACAAGTAATCTGAATAAGTCAGTGTTTGCCAATTTGTCGAAAAAGGTAGTAGAAGATGGTGTCAGTGGTGTCTTTCTTCTTGAGAGCTATAAGTTGTTAGAAGTACTTTTGGCGTGTTTGTGTGGGAGCATTTCTTATGTAGTTTTGTTGAATTTCTTTTAAACAGGCTGTCGTTGAGGCTAATATCTTTCTCCCCTTGGTGCAACTTCTCCAACATGCAGAGTTTGAAATTAAGAAAGAGGCTGCATGGGCAATATCAAATGCCACCTCTGGTGGATCTCAAGAGCAGATTAGGTATTGCGGTGTTTCCTGTATCTTCATGAAGTGTCAGTAgtacaaaaattgaatttaactTTATATTAAATTAGAGAGGGAGTTGAATAAAATTTGAGTTGTCATTTTTCTTCGATATCTTGAGAAAATGGAATTGTTAGCTGCCAGATTTttcaaaaagaataaaaatcaaAGAGATCAGGTAAGGTCTGTAATACATTGTA contains the following coding sequences:
- the LOC140986274 gene encoding importin subunit alpha-4, which produces MSLRPGSRADVRKKNYKIGVDAEEARRRREDNLVEIRKSKREDNLLKKRREGLPNGSLPQQVFPLDPSQSHAAIEKKLESIPLMVQGVWSDDPAAQVEATTQFRKLLSIERSPPIDEVIKSGVIPRFVDFLDRNDLPQLQFEAAWALTNVASGTSEHTRVVIEHGAVPKFAHLLGSTSDDVREQAVWALGNVAGDSPTCRDLVLGYGALAPLLAQLNDNSKLSMLRNATWTLSNFCRGKPPTPFEQVRPALPVLRQLIHLNDEEVLTDACWALSYLSDGTNDKIQAVLEAGVCPRLVELLLHPSPTVLVPALRTVGNIVTGDDAQTQFVIDNQVLPILYQLLTQNHKKSIKKEACWTISNITAGNKAQIQAVVEANIFLPLVQLLQHAEFEIKKEAAWAISNATSGGSQEQIRFLASQGCIKPLCDLLICPDPRIITVCLEGLENILKVGETDRENDLNDGINIYAQMIDDCEGLDKIENLQSHDNTEIYEKAVKILERYWAEEDEDQNLVNHVDGNHQGFNFGNNQPNIPTGGFKFG